From the genome of Gracilibacillus salitolerans, one region includes:
- a CDS encoding endonuclease I family protein, whose protein sequence is MGDLEGKDLKAALMELRDYQKKIKNTKEYYDEEEDSRIVIDYYHDINFDEANKSKLFEQLHQLTTTSHENQLPYNSETRDYLYSTIDLRMDGNLKSIYSGSHKDPEQAIREDHEVALKRKEEYEKLLNNKPKNDDVWNKAVAIIESENMFNCEHVVPQSWFDQDNPMRGDLHHLFTCEKKCNSTRSNYPYFDFVEYTPEMDIETIKTQCGKYEKEKFEPESGKGEVARATLYFLIRYPGEISHYSAKDIEMLLNWHRDFKISVYEKHRNKEIYHIQKNRNPLIDFPEYADKIDFVLGLS, encoded by the coding sequence ATGGGCGATTTGGAAGGGAAAGATCTAAAGGCCGCATTGATGGAATTAAGGGATTATCAAAAGAAAATTAAAAATACAAAAGAGTATTATGATGAGGAAGAAGATTCCCGTATTGTCATAGATTATTATCATGATATTAATTTTGATGAAGCGAATAAATCTAAATTATTTGAACAACTACATCAGTTAACTACAACATCACATGAAAATCAACTTCCTTATAATTCTGAAACGCGTGATTATCTTTATTCTACAATTGATCTCCGTATGGACGGGAACCTTAAAAGTATTTATTCAGGAAGCCACAAGGATCCTGAACAAGCCATTAGAGAAGATCATGAAGTAGCGCTAAAAAGAAAAGAAGAATATGAAAAGTTGTTAAATAACAAACCGAAAAATGATGATGTTTGGAACAAAGCTGTAGCGATTATTGAAAGTGAAAACATGTTTAATTGTGAACATGTCGTACCCCAATCATGGTTTGATCAAGATAATCCAATGAGAGGAGATTTACACCATCTTTTCACTTGCGAGAAGAAATGTAATTCCACTAGATCCAATTATCCTTATTTTGATTTCGTCGAATACACTCCTGAAATGGATATCGAAACGATAAAAACACAATGTGGGAAATATGAAAAAGAGAAGTTTGAACCCGAAAGCGGAAAAGGAGAAGTTGCCAGAGCAACATTGTACTTTTTGATAAGATATCCAGGAGAAATTAGCCACTACAGCGCTAAAGATATTGAAATGCTATTAAATTGGCATCGAGATTTTAAAATATCAGTCTACGAGAAACACCGAAATAAAGAAATCTACCATATTCAAAAGAATAGAAATCCCCTAATTGATTTTCCAGAATACGCAGACAAAATCGATTTTGTGTTAGGTTTATCGTAG
- a CDS encoding carboxymuconolactone decarboxylase family protein — protein MDKRQIGWNKIKEIAGVQGVKAMEEVQSYSPRLANMALEFGYGDIYSDDTLDSRQRALITLSSLISQGNQETTLTFHFKAALRVGLSKEEILELINHCSGYVGFPKAITSLNLFQQAYSEFEKESNEEQHSL, from the coding sequence ATGGATAAACGACAAATAGGATGGAACAAAATCAAGGAAATTGCTGGTGTACAAGGGGTTAAAGCGATGGAAGAGGTGCAATCTTATTCTCCAAGATTAGCAAACATGGCTTTAGAATTCGGATATGGAGATATTTATTCTGATGATACACTAGATTCACGACAACGTGCGTTGATTACTCTGTCATCGCTTATTTCACAAGGTAATCAGGAAACTACGCTAACTTTCCATTTCAAAGCCGCTCTTAGAGTAGGTTTATCAAAGGAAGAAATTCTAGAATTGATAAATCATTGTAGTGGTTATGTCGGTTTTCCTAAAGCGATAACTTCTTTGAATCTTTTCCAACAAGCATATAGTGAATTTGAGAAAGAAAGCAATGAAGAGCAACATTCATTATAA
- a CDS encoding chloramphenicol phosphotransferase CPT family protein, producing MLKESEYGKIIILNGTPRSGKSSIALSIQNTFKGVWMNLGVDQFMQMTPNRFQPGIGLRPGGERPDLEPLVNTMYQAMYEAIAAFSRLGINVVVDVGHHEGYSVPLRILHRCSKILEGFPVLFVGVRCPIEVVMERRMNTWNVGYNNDGTVPRPIDLWQQLVHVPGIYDIEVDTSLHRPEECAQFIRQRLEDNSPAKAFEFIRNMES from the coding sequence TTGTTGAAAGAAAGTGAATACGGAAAAATAATTATTCTAAACGGCACTCCAAGATCTGGTAAGTCTAGCATTGCATTAAGTATTCAGAATACTTTTAAAGGTGTATGGATGAACTTAGGTGTTGATCAGTTTATGCAAATGACTCCAAATCGATTTCAGCCTGGCATTGGTTTACGACCAGGTGGTGAACGTCCGGATCTTGAGCCGCTTGTCAATACTATGTATCAGGCTATGTATGAAGCAATAGCAGCGTTTAGCCGTTTAGGAATAAATGTTGTGGTGGACGTAGGTCATCATGAAGGATATTCCGTTCCTCTACGAATTCTTCACAGATGTTCAAAGATACTAGAAGGCTTTCCTGTTTTGTTTGTAGGTGTCCGTTGTCCGATAGAGGTTGTCATGGAAAGACGAATGAATACATGGAACGTTGGTTACAACAATGACGGAACGGTACCAAGGCCGATCGATTTATGGCAGCAACTTGTCCATGTTCCTGGTATTTATGACATAGAAGTGGATACTTCTTTGCATCGTCCTGAAGAGTGTGCTCAATTCATTCGCCAAAGACTCGAAGATAATTCGCCCGCAAAGGCATTCGAATTTATTAGAAACATGGAATCATAA
- a CDS encoding DUF3891 family protein — protein sequence MIILDTGEFFKMTTQHDHARFSGELATQLKDNLFINTNYRDTVILSITEHDRAWIRLDQVPIWNDQQKIPFSFTDYPLLPKITMYKKGIDEVENMNQYAALLCSIHYTSFQDIRQSNQKDCIDYIKNELQRQQQIKSKLPHFNDKVVTQHYRLLRFLDELSLYVCLNQAGVTKNEEHPWFVNGFGTLIDDQRYYAEWKSRSEIKITPFPFKTEFEITLKTKYVPKDLREKIGINSAYHDTGYTFSTLRIVG from the coding sequence ATGATCATATTAGATACAGGAGAATTTTTTAAAATGACTACACAGCATGATCATGCGAGGTTTTCTGGAGAACTTGCAACTCAGTTAAAAGATAACTTATTTATTAACACTAATTATAGAGACACTGTCATACTTTCCATAACTGAACATGATCGCGCCTGGATTAGATTGGACCAAGTTCCAATTTGGAATGATCAGCAAAAAATACCATTTTCATTTACGGATTATCCTCTTTTGCCGAAAATAACTATGTACAAAAAAGGTATCGATGAAGTAGAAAATATGAATCAGTATGCTGCTTTGTTATGTAGTATTCACTACACTTCTTTCCAAGATATCCGCCAATCTAATCAAAAGGATTGCATAGACTACATAAAAAATGAACTTCAAAGACAACAACAAATTAAATCGAAATTACCTCATTTCAACGATAAAGTGGTTACACAGCATTATCGATTATTACGATTCTTAGATGAACTTTCTCTTTATGTTTGTTTAAATCAAGCAGGAGTGACGAAGAACGAAGAGCATCCTTGGTTTGTTAATGGGTTTGGAACATTGATAGATGATCAACGTTACTATGCAGAGTGGAAAAGTAGGAGTGAAATCAAGATAACGCCATTTCCATTCAAAACAGAATTTGAAATTACTTTAAAAACAAAATATGTACCAAAAGATTTAAGAGAAAAAATTGGTATTAACTCGGCATATCATGATACTGGCTATACTTTTAGTACATTAAGAATAGTAGGTTGA
- a CDS encoding thiamine pyrophosphate-binding protein, whose amino-acid sequence MKKVSTVLVENLKRLGISHVFGIPGKAIVPLLVECEAHDIQFVLSRHESGAGFAAAGYALKKGIGVALGTSGPGGTNLLTAAGQAKAYHSPTLLITGHPSARDTGKAQGQDSSIFGTDLVKMFEAVTLFSARVDRGDQLELLLKHAVEKATTGIKGPVHLSIPMDVLQEEITAFTVDIPNSKSSVVSNQIEAVVSKLNDAKKPVLFLGKGVHLSQAYEEVRWLAEHWQIPVMTTPGGKGTFPTNHPLSLGAFGLGGNEKPTRYLESKVDQMIVIGSKLSDMSLAGFSEAIYPKHLIHFDFDPTFVQKSLPIPTLYIQGDVKANLVEVQLKSELDRKEVKRAPLHIEENDNLTDIQESDTSLSAKEAIKEVRKHLPKDSILFGDDGSHTFYAIKHYEIYEPGTFYFDDVFGTMGHAIGYSIGAKLASPEKTVVCLTGDGCTFMHGTEIATAVDQNLPVIYIVFNNIALDMVDKGMRKMIGHSIGSTYQHALDVTLFAESLGATSYHCRKTEDIRKAIDQALKNDNGPTVMEVMVDPNETPPILNRV is encoded by the coding sequence ATGAAAAAAGTTTCGACAGTATTGGTAGAAAACCTCAAACGGTTAGGGATTTCCCATGTATTTGGAATACCAGGTAAAGCAATCGTACCATTATTAGTAGAATGTGAGGCTCATGATATACAATTCGTTCTTTCAAGACATGAATCAGGGGCAGGATTTGCTGCTGCCGGTTATGCGTTAAAAAAAGGGATTGGTGTAGCTTTAGGTACATCAGGTCCAGGAGGTACTAACCTTTTAACAGCTGCTGGCCAAGCGAAAGCTTATCACTCCCCTACTTTACTTATAACAGGACACCCTTCTGCGAGGGATACTGGTAAAGCTCAAGGACAAGACTCCTCTATATTTGGTACGGATCTTGTCAAAATGTTTGAAGCTGTAACATTATTTAGTGCACGGGTAGACAGAGGGGATCAACTAGAATTGTTGCTTAAGCATGCAGTTGAAAAAGCGACGACTGGAATAAAAGGACCGGTACATTTATCTATACCTATGGATGTTTTACAGGAAGAAATTACAGCATTTACAGTTGATATTCCAAATTCAAAGTCTTCTGTAGTTTCCAATCAAATTGAAGCTGTTGTCTCAAAGCTAAATGATGCAAAAAAACCTGTGTTATTTCTGGGTAAAGGTGTACATCTATCACAAGCGTATGAAGAAGTAAGATGGTTAGCAGAACACTGGCAAATTCCAGTCATGACTACTCCTGGTGGTAAAGGAACATTTCCTACTAATCACCCCCTATCTTTAGGTGCATTTGGCTTGGGAGGTAACGAAAAACCAACAAGATACCTAGAAAGTAAAGTAGATCAAATGATTGTAATTGGTAGCAAGCTAAGTGATATGTCCCTAGCAGGCTTTTCGGAAGCAATTTATCCGAAACACCTCATTCACTTTGACTTTGATCCTACATTTGTACAAAAGTCTCTACCAATTCCTACATTGTATATTCAAGGAGACGTTAAAGCCAACTTAGTTGAAGTACAGCTCAAATCTGAATTAGATAGGAAAGAAGTAAAAAGAGCTCCTCTTCATATCGAAGAAAATGATAATTTAACTGACATTCAAGAAAGCGATACATCTCTATCCGCGAAAGAAGCTATCAAAGAAGTTCGAAAGCATTTACCAAAAGATTCAATACTGTTTGGGGACGATGGAAGTCATACATTCTATGCAATTAAACATTATGAAATTTATGAACCAGGAACGTTTTACTTTGATGATGTGTTTGGGACCATGGGGCATGCGATTGGATATTCGATTGGTGCCAAATTGGCTTCTCCAGAAAAAACAGTTGTTTGCTTGACTGGTGATGGTTGTACGTTTATGCATGGTACTGAAATTGCAACTGCTGTAGACCAAAATCTCCCTGTTATTTATATTGTATTTAATAACATTGCTCTTGATATGGTTGATAAAGGAATGAGAAAAATGATAGGACACTCTATTGGCTCTACATATCAACACGCATTAGATGTTACATTGTTTGCGGAATCATTGGGGGCTACATCTTATCATTGCCGCAAAACCGAGGATATTAGAAAAGCGATTGATCAAGCATTAAAAAATGATAATGGTCCAACTGTTATGGAAGTGATGGTTGATCCAAATGAAACTCCTCCTATTTTAAATAGGGTTTAA